From Acidobacteriota bacterium, one genomic window encodes:
- a CDS encoding ABC transporter permease subunit, protein MLFPALGLVVLLFGGGILVGLGQSLGYFPAIGLTDFTFEHYATVLTDTAFLQSLWLTFRIALVTTVLSSVFAIAITLVLREKFAGSKFVTFLFQIPLPVPHLVAASGIILLITQSGLIARVGAAAGVIDVPADFPALVFDKAGIAIILTFLWKEIPFVGLVVLAILQGIGPQFEEQARTLGATARQRFRYVLLPLIMPGVLSTSIIIFAFTFANYEIPLLLGVRFPSTLPVIAFRQYQDPDLSLRPQAMAVSIVLAAVATLLLIGYRRLARLAVK, encoded by the coding sequence ATGCTCTTCCCCGCGCTCGGGCTTGTGGTGCTGCTGTTCGGAGGCGGAATACTCGTCGGTCTTGGTCAAAGCCTGGGCTACTTCCCCGCCATCGGGCTCACAGATTTCACCTTTGAGCACTATGCAACCGTGCTCACCGACACCGCGTTCCTCCAATCACTGTGGTTGACGTTTCGAATCGCATTGGTCACCACCGTGTTGTCGAGCGTGTTCGCCATTGCAATCACGCTCGTTCTGAGAGAAAAGTTTGCGGGGAGTAAGTTCGTCACCTTCCTCTTCCAGATCCCACTACCAGTACCTCATCTTGTGGCTGCGAGTGGGATCATCCTGCTGATAACGCAATCCGGTCTCATCGCACGAGTCGGTGCGGCCGCCGGAGTCATCGATGTGCCTGCAGACTTTCCAGCTCTGGTGTTCGATAAGGCCGGCATCGCAATCATCCTCACGTTTTTGTGGAAGGAGATCCCGTTCGTGGGCCTCGTCGTGCTGGCAATCTTGCAGGGTATCGGCCCGCAGTTTGAGGAACAGGCCAGGACACTTGGTGCCACCGCACGCCAGCGTTTTCGGTACGTGCTGCTCCCCCTCATCATGCCAGGGGTACTCTCGACCTCAATCATCATCTTTGCGTTCACGTTCGCCAACTACGAGATCCCTCTGCTACTCGGCGTTCGTTTCCCATCAACTCTCCCCGTTATTGCGTTCCGCCAGTACCAGGACCCAGACCTGTCTTTGAGACCCCAGGCAATGGCCGTCAGCATCGTCCTCGCGGCTGTAGCGACACTTCTTCTCATCGGCTACCGCAGACTCGCCCGATTGGCGGTGAAGTGA